From a region of the Nitrospiria bacterium genome:
- a CDS encoding hemerythrin domain-containing protein yields MGVFVDQLKIEHENIRLIGDIAKKVCQRINQGEEVLSEDIDHIIEFLDIYSYKGHHEKEEKGLLPAIEKAGGFKDGKTIGAIIQDHATLKIYIEKMKENHFKYKEKKHPGLSGLVGYTLNYLDFLYRHLEKEEKVFYKLADQLLSEEDQEGLLKRFESQDFEKIGKEKLDEFQKRLSQLSEQYLKAG; encoded by the coding sequence ATGGGCGTATTTGTTGACCAATTAAAAATAGAACACGAAAACATTCGTTTAATCGGCGACATCGCAAAGAAGGTTTGTCAAAGAATAAACCAAGGAGAAGAGGTCCTATCTGAAGATATAGATCACATTATTGAGTTCTTAGACATTTATTCATACAAGGGACACCATGAAAAAGAGGAGAAGGGGCTTTTGCCTGCAATTGAAAAAGCCGGGGGTTTTAAGGATGGAAAAACCATTGGTGCGATCATTCAGGATCATGCGACCCTGAAAATTTATATCGAAAAAATGAAGGAAAACCATTTTAAATATAAAGAAAAAAAACATCCGGGATTATCCGGCCTGGTAGGTTACACCCTGAATTATTTGGACTTTCTATACCGCCATTTGGAAAAAGAAGAGAAGGTGTTCTACAAATTAGCAGACCAATTGCTTTCAGAAGAGGATCAAGAAGGACTATTAAAGCGTTTTGAGTCTCAGGATTTTGAAAAGATCGGGAAGGAAAAACTGGATGAGTTCCAGAAGAGATTGTCTCAATTATCCGAGCAGTATTTAAAAGCCGGTTAA
- a CDS encoding thioredoxin domain-containing protein, with amino-acid sequence MEKTLFEIDDDSFEVHVIKAKGKVLVDFWSPRCASCKGLEKELILLKDEIGDILEIVKINVDDNPLVRGEFEILHLPTLGLFENGEFVRFIGGIGKKEFLKEELGFN; translated from the coding sequence TTGGAGAAAACCCTTTTTGAAATTGATGATGATTCCTTTGAGGTGCACGTAATCAAAGCAAAGGGAAAAGTTCTGGTAGATTTTTGGTCTCCCAGGTGTGCTTCTTGTAAAGGACTTGAAAAGGAATTGATTCTATTAAAGGATGAAATAGGGGATATATTAGAAATTGTCAAAATCAACGTGGATGATAACCCTTTGGTGAGAGGAGAATTTGAGATCCTCCATCTGCCGACACTGGGGTTATTTGAAAATGGAGAATTTGTCCGCTTTATCGGGGGAATCGGGAAGAAAGAATTTTTAAAAGAGGAGCTTGGATTTAATTAA
- a CDS encoding DUF169 domain-containing protein, which translates to MKNWSDVNKQLREALGLQITPLAISFSNDAPQGVPFHEGSMPDASQDGRTGRVPAGCVFWMDGSEKAFTTVPEDHYNCSVGSVTHGLKTLEEVMANEDVQKLVESEWVTPEEAMALPVIQERPNFITYAPLPQTPVDPDVILLRINGMQAMAIHDAFNDIEVAGKPQCHIIPMSKEQGKVAISTGCMLSRVRTGMSPSEMTCTLPAKKIEEILEKLKTRRKANSAVTAYANQDARRFS; encoded by the coding sequence ATGAAAAATTGGAGCGATGTGAATAAGCAACTTCGTGAAGCGTTGGGTTTACAGATTACTCCCTTGGCCATTTCTTTTTCTAATGATGCCCCCCAAGGGGTTCCTTTTCATGAAGGATCCATGCCCGATGCTTCTCAAGATGGACGGACGGGAAGGGTGCCCGCAGGTTGTGTGTTTTGGATGGATGGGTCTGAAAAGGCTTTTACCACCGTTCCGGAAGACCATTACAATTGCAGTGTGGGGAGCGTGACCCACGGATTAAAAACCTTAGAAGAAGTAATGGCCAATGAGGATGTTCAGAAACTGGTGGAATCCGAATGGGTAACCCCTGAAGAGGCAATGGCCCTTCCTGTCATCCAGGAACGTCCTAATTTTATAACTTATGCTCCCCTGCCACAAACCCCAGTCGACCCCGATGTGATTTTATTGAGAATCAATGGCATGCAGGCCATGGCTATCCATGATGCGTTTAATGATATTGAAGTGGCCGGAAAGCCCCAGTGCCACATCATTCCCATGTCCAAAGAGCAGGGAAAAGTCGCAATTAGCACAGGATGTATGCTCAGCCGTGTACGAACCGGCATGTCTCCCAGCGAGATGACCTGTACCCTTCCGGCCAAGAAAATTGAAGAGATCCTCGAAAAACTAAAAACGAGGAGAAAAGCCAATTCGGCCG